In Scyliorhinus torazame isolate Kashiwa2021f chromosome 18, sScyTor2.1, whole genome shotgun sequence, the following are encoded in one genomic region:
- the LOC140394822 gene encoding zona pellucida sperm-binding protein 4-like, which produces MGRWLGYCSLCLLAGSLLSAQPPLLGNDVCVPEPGWRFECGHSGVSSTECSRQGCCFDPQSSSHHPCFYNLRKSPVCTADGQFLIVISRNLTRPALNLSSLYVKDGQEAECKPKLTTAQFVIFHFPITSCGSSKREEDGSLIYETDVLGKRMIQTGKLGSLTRDSTFSLHVQCKYTGSQETGLQINVTVYTVSPPPPASEDGILELELRIAKGGDYRSWYVDSDYPIQRILQEPVFVEVRVLDRNDPMIVLRLHDCWATPVPVPDHEVQWSLLVDGCPYEGDDYLTLLHPVGVFSGLEFPTHHKRFEVKTFVFLDGKLEQPLSRKVYLHCSAEVCSPSSQDDCAPKCGQKRQRRSSIYEGTLVSAPGPIFLEDESHQSKKLHEANGAAESPSWVLQGVSIGLMMLSLSLLVVAAVFMKRPRPAASQCSEIEL; this is translated from the exons ATGGGACGTTGGTTGGGTTATTGTTCGCTCTGCCTCCTGGCCGGCTCGTTACTTTCAGCCCAGCCGCCACTCCTCGGGAATGATGTTTGTGTCCCAGAGCCAGGCTGGAGATTTGAGTGCGGTCACTCCGGGGTCAGCAGTACCGAGTGCAGCCGCCAGGGTTGCTGCTTTGACCCGCAGAGCTCCAGTCACCATCCCTGTTTCTACAATCTGAGAAAAAGCCCAG tgtgcacagctgatggtcagttCCTCATCGTGATCTCCAGGAACCTGACCCGTCCTGCCCTCAACCTGTCATCTCTGTATGTGAAGGATGGACAAGAGGCTGAGTGCAAGCCTAAACTAACCACTGCTCAATTTGTGATTTTCCACTTTCCAATTACCTCTTGTGGCTCCAGCAAGCGG GAGGAAGATGGATCCTTGATATATGAAACGGATGTCTTGGGGAAGAGGATGATTCAGACTGGCAAGCTGGGATCCCTGACCCGGGACAGCACCTTCAG CCTTCATGTCCAGTGCAAGTACACAGGAAGTCAAGAGACTGGCTTACAGATCAATGTCACCGTTTACACTGtttctcctccacctcctgctTCTGAAGATGGGATTCTGGAACTGGAATTGCGAATAGCAAAAG GTGGTGACTACAGATCCTGGTATGTGGATAGTGACTATCCCATTCAGAGAATCCTTCAGGAACCAGTGTTTGTGGAGGTTCGTGTCCTGGATCGTAATGACCCAATGATTGTCCTGAGGCTGCATGACTGCTGGGCAACTCCTGTTCCTGTCCCTGACCATGAGGTGCAATGGAGTCTATTGGTGGATGG GTGTCCCTATGAGGGTGATGATTATCTGACTCTTCTACACCCAGTGGGTGTGTTTTCTGGCCTGGAGTTCCCAACACATCACAAGCGGTTTGAAGTGAAGACCTTTGTTTTCTTGGATGGAAAGTTGGAGCAACCTCTCTCTAGAAAG GTTTACCTGCACTGCAGTGCTGAAGTCTGTTCACCCTCTAGTCAGGATGACTGTGCACCCAAATGTGGCCAAA AGAGACAACGCAGGAGTTCCATCTACGAGGGAACATTAGTGAGTGCTCCTGGTCCCATTTTCCTGGAAGATGAGAGTCACCAATCAAAGAAACTGCATGAAGCAAATG GTGCTGCTGAATCTCCTTCTTGGGTTCTGCAAGGAGTATCCATTGGCTTAATGATGCTGTCCCTGTCCCTGCTGGTGGTGGCTGCAGTGTTCATGAAGAGACCAAGACCTGCTGCTTCTCAATGTAGTGAAATTGAACTGTAG